Proteins encoded together in one Etheostoma cragini isolate CJK2018 chromosome 11, CSU_Ecrag_1.0, whole genome shotgun sequence window:
- the si:dkey-91i10.3 gene encoding cytochrome P450, with protein sequence MLRKSLLDIGLRVSRQQHEGIPRVTAGLNPGNHGNNHRRDVSSTPATVMGDNAKIKTMDELGGPSFMTTLNWLFVKGYFQTTQQLQIEHSKIYGPLWKSKYGPMVVVNVASAELIEQVLRQEGRLPVRTDMPHWRSYRELRNQAHGPLTEMGANWLRIRSILNPRMLKPKHVSSYANTINGVVTDFINRLAWLRETSGQGVMINDLTGELYKFAFEGICSVLFETRLGCMNKVVPEETQKFIFSVGEMFRLSPMIVLFPKAVWPYMPFWKKFVAVWDNLFRVAEELVKQKMEDIQERVNLDQNVEGAYLTHLLLGNQMTVTEILGSITELLLAGVDTTSNTISWSLYQMAKEPEIQEQLYQEVIRVCPGDRVPNNDDIAQMPFLKAIIRETLRLYPVVPGNARVTVENEIVVGDHLFPKNTLFHLCHYAVSYDENIFPDPHAFLPQRWLRGAEEKSKHHPFGSVPFGFGIRACLGRRVAELEMYLVLSRLIKQFEIRPDPAGTTVKPITRTLLCPSKPINLQFLDRRVEEKQLRTAAGVSL encoded by the exons ATGCTCAGAAAATCTCTGCTGGACATCGGACTGCGAGTGAGCCGTCAGCAGCATGAAGGGATTCCCAGAGTGACAGCGGGACTGAATCCAGGGAATCATGGGAACAACCACCGCCGCGACGTGTCCTCCACCCCCGCCACCGTGATGGGTGACAAcgccaaaataaaaactatggACGAATTGGGCGGACCGAGTTTCATGACTACCTTAAACTGGCTTTTTGTAAAAGGATATTTCCAAACGACGCAACAATTACAA ATTGAGCACAGCAAGATCTATGGTCCTCTGTGGAAGTCAAAGTACGGCCCGATGGTGGTGGTGAACGTGGCCAGTGCGGAGCTGATAGAACAGGTGCTGAGGCAGGAGGGGAGACTCCCGGTCCGGACAGACATGCCTCACTGGAGGAGCTACAGAGAACTCAGGAACCAGGCCCACGGACCCCTGACAGA AATGGGAGCCAACTGGCTGCGCATCCGCAGCATCCTGAATCCTCGGATGTTGAAGCCCAAACATGTCTCCTCCTATGCTAACACTATCAACGGGGTGGTGACAGATTTCATCAACAGATTGGCCTGGCTGAGGGAAACCAGCGGCCAGGGAGTTATGATCAATGACCTAACTGGAGAACTCTACAAATTTGCTTTTGAAG GGATCTGTTCAGTGTTGTTTGAGACCCGTCTGGGCTGCATGAACAAGGTGGTACCCGAGGAAACCCAGAAGTTCATCTTCTCTGTGGGGGAAATGTTTCGGCTCTCCCCTATGATCGTCCTCTTCCCCAAGGCCGTCTGGCCCTACATGCCTTTTTGGAAAAAGTTTGTAGCTGTCTGGGATAATCTCTTCAGAGTCG CTGAAGAGCTGGTGAAGCAAAAAATGGAGGACATCCAGGAGAGGGTGAACCTGGACCAGAACGTGGAGGGGGCGTACCTCACACACCTGCTGCTCGGTAATCAGATGACGGTCACTGAGATCCTGGGCAGCATCACCGAACTCCTGCTGGCAGGAGTCGACACA ACCTCCAACACTATCTCATGGTCTCTGTATCAAATGGCTAAGGAGCCAGAGATCCAGGAACAATTATACCAGGAAGTGATAAGGGTTTGCCCTGGGGACAGGGTGCCAAACAATGATGACATTGCTCAAATGCCGTTCCTGAAGGCCATCATCAGAGAGACTCTACG TCTGTATCCAGTGGTACCAGGAAATGCCCGTGTCACTGTTGAAAACGAGATTGTGGTTGGAGATCATCTCTTCCCCAAAAAC ACGCTGTTCCACCTATGCCACTATGCTGTGTCCTATGATGAGAATATTTTCCCCGACCCCCACGCCTTCCTGCCACAGCGCTGGCTTCGAGGAGCGGAGGAGAAGTCCAAGCACCACCCGTTTGGGTCAGTGCCGTTTGGTTTTGGGATCCGGGCGTGTCTGGGCAGACGGGTGGCTGAGCTGGAGATGTATCTCGTCCTATCCAGG ttgatAAAACAATTCGAGATAAGGCCGGATCCTGCTGGAACCACAGTCAAACCGATCACCAGAACCCTGCTTTGCCCTTCTAAACCAATTAACCTGCAGTTTCTGGACAGAAGAGTCGAGGAGAAGCAGCTGAGAACAGCAGCAGGAGTTTCTCTGTGA
- the eaf2 gene encoding ELL-associated factor 2 isoform X1, translated as MNGTAYSNFDKQEHVLKLGETFEKHPKSGYHTVRYDFKPASIDTTCEGELEVGKGEQVTITLPNLEGSSAPVTVFKGSKRPYMKECILIVNHDTGEYRLEKLNSNIAVKKTRAEGSSKIHSRMDQPTSRLSQQPQVKSNNNNNTSSNKTSASSKNSPPKDKTSPASPMDDIERELMAEAQVMDQLSSGDSSSDSNSSSSSSSDDSSSSSDSEDERTTAPATANHSMPILTTSANTNIHTCNFYRTSLVLFYIIFLYVTNPMKRPKPTMGF; from the exons ATGAATGGGACGGCTTATTCCAACTTTGACAAGCAAGAGCATGTCTTGAAACTAGGAGAGACGTTTGAGAAACATCCTAAAAGTGGCTACCATACAGTGCGAT ATGACTTCAAGCCAGCCTCCATTGATACAACATGTGAAGGGGAACTTGAAGTGGGCAAAGGAGAGCAAGTCACTATTACTTTACCCAATTTAGAG GGTTCTAGTGCTCCAGTAACGGTCTTCAAGGGGTCAAAGAGGCCGTACATGAAAGAGTGCATCCTCATTGTGAACCATGACACAGGGGAGTACAGATTGgaaaaactcaacagcaatATAGCTGTGAAAAAGACCAG GGCTGAGGGCAGCAGTAAAATCCATTCTCGCATGGATCAACCGACCAGTCGCCTGAGCCAGCAACCGCAAGTGAagagtaacaacaacaacaacaccagcaGTAACAAGACCTCAGCCAGCTCCAAGAATTCTCCTCCCAAAGATAAGACATCCCCGGCATCTCCCATGGACGACATCGAGAGAG AGTTGATGGCAGAGGCTCAGGTCATGGACCAGCTGAGCAGCGGTGACAGCTCCTCGGATTCCAACAGCTCCTCGTCCTCCAGCAGTGATGACAGCTCCAGCAGCAGTGACTCTGAAGATGAGCGAACTACTGCGCCAGCCACAGCCAACCACAGCATGCCTATCCTCACCACCAGTGCCAACACCAACA TACA TACATGTAACTTCTACAGGACAAGTCTTGTGTTATTCTATATCATTTTTCTTTATGtcacaaatcccatgaaaagaccaaaaccaacaatgggTTTCTAA
- the eaf2 gene encoding ELL-associated factor 2 isoform X2: protein MNGTAYSNFDKQEHVLKLGETFEKHPKSGYHTVRYDFKPASIDTTCEGELEVGKGEQVTITLPNLEGSSAPVTVFKGSKRPYMKECILIVNHDTGEYRLEKLNSNIAVKKTRAEGSSKIHSRMDQPTSRLSQQPQVKSNNNNNTSSNKTSASSKNSPPKDKTSPASPMDDIERELMAEAQVMDQLSSGDSSSDSNSSSSSSSDDSSSSSDSEDERTTAPATANHSMPILTTSANTNSRNQESGGGLINTLKSDLQLSESGSESD from the exons ATGAATGGGACGGCTTATTCCAACTTTGACAAGCAAGAGCATGTCTTGAAACTAGGAGAGACGTTTGAGAAACATCCTAAAAGTGGCTACCATACAGTGCGAT ATGACTTCAAGCCAGCCTCCATTGATACAACATGTGAAGGGGAACTTGAAGTGGGCAAAGGAGAGCAAGTCACTATTACTTTACCCAATTTAGAG GGTTCTAGTGCTCCAGTAACGGTCTTCAAGGGGTCAAAGAGGCCGTACATGAAAGAGTGCATCCTCATTGTGAACCATGACACAGGGGAGTACAGATTGgaaaaactcaacagcaatATAGCTGTGAAAAAGACCAG GGCTGAGGGCAGCAGTAAAATCCATTCTCGCATGGATCAACCGACCAGTCGCCTGAGCCAGCAACCGCAAGTGAagagtaacaacaacaacaacaccagcaGTAACAAGACCTCAGCCAGCTCCAAGAATTCTCCTCCCAAAGATAAGACATCCCCGGCATCTCCCATGGACGACATCGAGAGAG AGTTGATGGCAGAGGCTCAGGTCATGGACCAGCTGAGCAGCGGTGACAGCTCCTCGGATTCCAACAGCTCCTCGTCCTCCAGCAGTGATGACAGCTCCAGCAGCAGTGACTCTGAAGATGAGCGAACTACTGCGCCAGCCACAGCCAACCACAGCATGCCTATCCTCACCACCAGTGCCAACACCAACAGTCGCAACCAGGAGAGTGGAGGAGGACTCATAAACACACTCA AGAGTGACCTCCAGTTGAGTGAATCAGGCAGTGAGAGTGACTGA